The proteins below come from a single Burkholderia sp. FERM BP-3421 genomic window:
- a CDS encoding non-heme iron oxygenase ferredoxin subunit: MTASAQTTWHPVARFDDLWDDNVLAFEVAGREVALYRLGDEVFATDNGCTHGLARLCDGFVENGEIECPLHQGRFDIRTGKAMCRPLTEDLRTYPVRIEDGQVQVNVDAAG; this comes from the coding sequence ATGACCGCATCCGCTCAAACCACCTGGCATCCGGTCGCGCGCTTCGACGACCTGTGGGACGACAACGTGCTGGCGTTCGAGGTCGCCGGCCGCGAGGTCGCGCTGTACCGGCTCGGCGACGAGGTGTTCGCGACCGACAACGGCTGCACCCACGGCCTTGCGCGCCTGTGCGACGGCTTCGTCGAGAACGGCGAGATCGAGTGCCCGCTGCACCAGGGGCGTTTCGACATCCGCACCGGCAAGGCGATGTGCCGGCCGCTGACCGAAGACCTGCGCACCTATCCGGTCCGGATCGAGGACGGGCAGGTGCAGGTGAACGTCGACGCCGCCGGGTGA
- a CDS encoding aromatic ring-hydroxylating dioxygenase subunit alpha translates to MSPHVANLLPEGVTRTPYPVYTDMDLYRRELERFFYKKHWCYVGLEAEIPNPGDYRLSNVGERQVIMVRAEDDTVQVVENVCAHKGMRFCRKNAGNATEFRCPYHQWSYSLKGDLEGVPFRRGVKQDGRVNGGMPPDFRVEDHGLVKLKVATRGGVIFASFDHDVESLEDFLGPEILKYFDRLFHGPKLTLLGYTRQRIPGNWKLMQENIKDPYHGGLLHTWFVNFGLWRVDNKGEMVMDAQHRHAAMVSKRSRGGQGEATSGITSFKTTMELNDRRLLDVQDEPWWGDPTVVMLTLMPSVIIQQNVNTLATRRILPAGPGMFDYVWTHFGFETDDEEMTQRRLRQANLVGPAGYVSADDGEVVECLQQTFDANPYGSAVNELGGRGLDERTDHMVTETLVRGMYDYWRRVMEG, encoded by the coding sequence ATGTCTCCGCATGTAGCAAACCTGTTGCCAGAAGGCGTCACACGCACGCCATATCCGGTATATACCGATATGGACTTATATCGGCGCGAACTGGAAAGATTTTTCTATAAGAAGCATTGGTGCTATGTCGGCCTGGAAGCGGAAATTCCGAATCCGGGCGATTATCGGCTCAGCAATGTCGGCGAACGCCAGGTGATCATGGTGCGCGCCGAAGACGACACGGTTCAGGTGGTCGAAAACGTCTGCGCGCACAAGGGCATGCGCTTTTGCCGCAAGAATGCGGGCAATGCGACGGAATTCCGCTGCCCGTACCACCAGTGGAGCTACAGCCTCAAGGGCGACCTCGAGGGCGTGCCGTTCCGGCGCGGCGTGAAGCAGGACGGACGCGTGAACGGCGGGATGCCGCCCGACTTCCGCGTCGAGGATCACGGGCTCGTCAAGCTCAAGGTCGCGACGCGCGGCGGCGTGATCTTCGCGAGCTTCGACCACGACGTCGAATCGCTCGAAGACTTCCTCGGGCCGGAGATCCTCAAGTACTTCGACCGCCTGTTCCACGGCCCGAAGCTCACGCTGCTCGGCTACACGCGGCAGCGCATTCCCGGCAACTGGAAGCTGATGCAGGAGAACATCAAGGATCCGTACCACGGCGGCCTGCTGCACACCTGGTTCGTGAACTTCGGGCTGTGGCGCGTCGATAACAAGGGCGAGATGGTGATGGACGCGCAGCACCGGCACGCGGCGATGGTGTCGAAGCGCAGCCGTGGCGGGCAGGGCGAGGCGACGAGCGGCATCACGAGCTTCAAGACCACGATGGAACTCAACGACCGCCGCCTGCTCGACGTGCAGGACGAGCCGTGGTGGGGCGATCCGACCGTGGTGATGCTGACGCTGATGCCGAGCGTGATCATCCAGCAGAACGTCAACACGCTCGCGACGCGCCGCATCCTGCCGGCGGGCCCGGGCATGTTCGACTACGTGTGGACGCATTTCGGCTTCGAGACCGACGACGAGGAAATGACCCAGCGCCGGCTGCGGCAGGCCAACCTGGTCGGGCCGGCGGGCTACGTGTCGGCCGACGACGGCGAGGTGGTCGAGTGTCTGCAGCAGACCTTCGATGCGAATCCGTATGGTTCGGCGGTGAACGAACTGGGCGGCCGCGGGCTCGACGAGCGCACGGACCACATGGTGACGGAAACGCTGGTGCGCGGCATGTACGACTACTGGCGCCGCGTGATGGAGGGTTGA
- a CDS encoding aromatic-ring-hydroxylating dioxygenase subunit beta has product MMVGFDDYYALVQLYADYSAVLDGGQWDNWPEFFVDDCEYRIVPRENHEQNLPLALLHLENKAMLKDRAFGVQETFFYDPYYQRHIVDNPLIRKVDGDVWHVEANYAVLRTKTGQISDVYNTGRYFDRIRKTPEGLRFESRVCVYDSELIPNSIIYPL; this is encoded by the coding sequence ATGATGGTGGGTTTCGACGATTACTACGCGCTGGTGCAACTGTATGCCGACTACAGCGCGGTGCTCGACGGCGGGCAATGGGACAACTGGCCGGAATTTTTCGTGGACGACTGTGAGTACCGGATCGTGCCGCGCGAGAACCACGAGCAGAACCTGCCGCTCGCGCTGCTGCATCTCGAGAACAAGGCGATGCTCAAGGATCGCGCGTTCGGCGTGCAGGAGACATTCTTTTACGACCCGTACTATCAGCGTCACATCGTGGACAACCCGCTGATCCGCAAGGTCGACGGCGACGTCTGGCATGTGGAGGCGAACTACGCGGTGCTGCGCACCAAGACCGGCCAGATCAGCGACGTGTACAACACCGGCCGCTACTTCGACCGCATCCGCAAGACGCCGGAAGGCCTGCGGTTCGAATCGCGGGTCTGCGTGTACGACAGCGAACTGATTCCGAACTCGATCATCTACCCGCTATGA
- a CDS encoding ABC transporter substrate-binding protein, translating into MNPLQRITTLCALAAGLVVAGAAYAQDTIKIGEINSYKAQPAFLEPYRQGWQMALDEINASGGVLGKKLEVVTRDDNGNPGDSIRVAEDLVSRERVSLLFGGFLSNTGLALTDFAKQRKVFFLAAEPLTDKIVWEDGNRYTYRLRPSTYMFVSMLVNEAVKLHKKRWALVYPNYEYGQSAAATFKRLMKAAQPDVEFVTEQAPPLGKVDAGAVVQALADAKPDAIFNALFATDLAKFVREGNTRHLFDGREVVSLLTGEPEYLSPLQAEAPVNWVVTGYPWYAVKTAENQRFVDAFRKRYNDWPRMGSVVGYTAMMSIAEGLKKAGSTDTDKVVGAFSGLGLDTPFGPIRYRAQDHQSTMGAYVGRTALKDGKGVMTNFAYVDGASVQPSDAEVKKLRRAE; encoded by the coding sequence ATGAACCCATTGCAACGGATCACCACCCTGTGCGCGCTGGCGGCGGGGCTCGTCGTCGCGGGCGCCGCCTATGCGCAGGACACCATCAAGATCGGCGAGATCAACAGCTACAAGGCACAGCCGGCGTTCCTCGAACCCTACCGCCAGGGCTGGCAGATGGCGCTCGACGAGATCAACGCGTCGGGCGGCGTGCTCGGCAAGAAGCTCGAGGTCGTCACGCGCGACGACAACGGCAATCCCGGCGATTCGATCCGCGTGGCCGAGGATCTCGTGTCGCGCGAGCGCGTGTCGCTGCTGTTCGGCGGCTTCCTGTCGAACACCGGGCTCGCGCTGACCGACTTCGCGAAGCAGCGCAAGGTGTTCTTCCTCGCGGCCGAGCCGCTGACCGACAAGATCGTCTGGGAAGACGGCAACCGCTACACGTATCGCCTGCGGCCGTCGACCTACATGTTCGTGTCGATGCTCGTCAACGAGGCGGTGAAGCTGCACAAGAAGCGTTGGGCGCTCGTCTATCCGAACTACGAGTACGGACAGTCGGCGGCCGCGACCTTCAAGCGGCTCATGAAGGCGGCGCAGCCCGACGTCGAGTTCGTCACCGAACAGGCGCCGCCGCTCGGCAAGGTCGATGCGGGCGCGGTCGTGCAGGCGCTCGCCGACGCGAAGCCGGACGCGATCTTCAACGCGCTGTTCGCGACCGATCTCGCGAAGTTCGTGCGCGAGGGCAATACGCGCCATCTGTTCGACGGCCGCGAGGTGGTGTCGCTGCTGACGGGCGAGCCGGAGTATCTGAGCCCGCTGCAGGCCGAGGCGCCGGTGAACTGGGTGGTCACGGGCTATCCGTGGTACGCGGTGAAGACGGCCGAGAACCAGCGCTTCGTCGATGCGTTCCGCAAGCGCTACAACGACTGGCCGCGCATGGGCTCGGTGGTGGGCTACACCGCGATGATGTCGATCGCGGAAGGGCTGAAGAAGGCGGGCAGCACCGACACCGACAAGGTGGTCGGCGCATTCAGCGGCCTCGGGCTCGATACGCCGTTCGGGCCGATCCGCTATCGCGCGCAGGATCATCAGTCGACGATGGGCGCGTATGTCGGCCGCACCGCGCTGAAGGACGGCAAGGGCGTGATGACGAACTTCGCCTATGTGGACGGCGCGTCGGTGCAGCCGTCGGACGCGGAGGTGAAGAAGCTGCGGCGCGCTGAGTGA